In the genome of Dermacentor silvarum isolate Dsil-2018 chromosome 1, BIME_Dsil_1.4, whole genome shotgun sequence, one region contains:
- the LOC125942610 gene encoding uncharacterized protein LOC125942610 produces MRDVKTVKHQNERLLAALSIPNENGEMGVANCNLPLGDMENLATLESRLSSDPALRTHLIRRLSLIGGRDLRSLTAGILRAVFTDDLGAKFSTLGQRQKKSLRDLHVYSVIEEAIRSDPMCASATTHAIRQAAAAWLKNCSLRAAKRHQKNIAHSLVEHA; encoded by the exons ATGAGAGACGTGAAGACTGTAAAACATCAAAATGAAAGGTTGCTAGCagctcttagtattccgaatgaAAATGGTGAAATGGGAGTGGCCAATTGCAACCTGCCCTTGGGGGACATGGAAAATCTGGCTACCTTGGAGTCCAGGCTGAGCTCTGATCCTGCCCTTCGAACTCATCTT ATACGACGACTCTCACTCATTGGGGGCCGGGATTTAAGAAGCCTCACTGCAGGCATTCTGCGCGCTGTCTTCACAGACGACTTGGGAGCGAAGTTCAGCACACTAGGCCAGCGGCAAAAAAAGAGCCTAAGAGACTTGCATGTGTACAGTGTCATTGAAG AGGCGATTCGAAGTGATCCTATGTGTGCAAGTGCAACAACCCATGCCATTCGTCAAGCAGCAGCTGCCTGGCTGAAAAATTGCAGTCTGCGAGCAGCTAAGAG GCACCAAAAGAACATAGCGCATTCTTTGGTGGAACATGCATAG